Within Rattus rattus isolate New Zealand chromosome 12, Rrattus_CSIRO_v1, whole genome shotgun sequence, the genomic segment aatacaagaacatatcaaaatcaccatccatcatgatcaagtaggcttcattccagggatgcagggatggttcaatatacagaaatacattaacataatccactatgtaaagaaactaaaaaaaagcacatgatcatctcattagatgttcagaaagcatttgacaaaattcaatagcCCTTGATGTTTAAAGTCTTGGAATCAAGAtcaggatcaggaattcaaggcccatacctaagcacagtaaaagcaatataccgcaaaccagtagccaacatgaaactaaatggagagaaacttgaagcaatcacactaaatcAGGGATTggacaaggttgcccactttctccctacttattcaatatagtacttgatgtcctagccaaagtaatcagacaacaaaagcaggTCAAATAGATGCAAAtcggaatggaagaagtcaaaatatttggagatgatatgatagtatatttaagtgaccagaaaagttcaacttgctttcttatagaaaccaggactacCAGCTaaaggatgggaccacccaccatgggctggtcCCTCCACCCCTTGatgactaattgagaaaatgccttatgaaTCTCATGGAAGtatttcctcaatggaggctcctttatctatgataactccagcttgtgccaacttgacacacaaaaccagccaacacaactatgtataatatttatttaagcTATATATTTGTACATAGTTGTACCACCTTTATTCCTTATGATTAATTCTCTACCCTCACTCTCTTCTTagttctctcttccctgtcttcctcctttcttttcccatatttgttgcttgctgttttgtgtttatttcttctcttacAAATTGCTGGCTACATTTCTGATATATCATTATTCCAAAATTATACTGCTTCTGATAAAATCCCCTCCCAGAATTTAGGCAGTTTTTGAATCAGAGTAGCATATTAATCTCAAATGATAtcacaagaaaattgaaaagcatTAATTTTTGGTAGGAGCCACTTCTTAAGTATGTTTATCTGGGGATTGAAGAGTCAGTGCATTGGATATTTTGGGTCCATGGATATGAAACTTTCTAGTCTCTCACTGAAACATTTGTCATATCATAATATTCAGTTATCTAAAAGTGTAAATCATGTTCATTTCTGTTGAAAGAGGGAGGAGTAGAAACAGAGATGACATGAAAGAAAAGCACTAGgaaagtattttaataaaataatgctGAACTTTCAATAATGTGATATTTAGAATTACAAGTAACTGTACCTTCTAATATTGGTATGTGTATTACATTCTAATAAAGACACAAAGTGTGGCAGATGCCGCTGTCGCTTTTCGCCGCTTGCTGCAGACATGGTCAACCTCACCATGTTCTTCAACATCACTGCCGATGGCGAGCCCTTGGGCCGCGTCTCCTTGGAGTTGTTTGCAGACAAAGTACCAAGGACAGGAGAAAACTTTCGTTCTCTGAGCACTGGAGAGAAAGGATTTGGCTATAAGGGTTCCTCCTTTCACAGAATTATTCCAGGATTCATGTGCCAGGGTGGTAAGGTCACCTGCCATAATGGCACTGGTGGCAAGTCCATCTACGGAGAGAAATTTGAGAATGATAGCTTCATCCTGAAGCATACAGGTCCTGGGACCTTGTCCATGGCAAATGCTGGACCAAACACAAATGGTTCCCAGTTTTTTATCTGCACTGCCAAGACTGAGCGGCTGGATGGTAAGTGTGTGGTCtttgggaaggggagagaaggcacGAACATTGTGGAAGCCATGGAGCGTTTTGGGTCCAGGAATGGCAAGACCTGCAAGAAGATCACCATTTCCGACGGTGGACAACTCTTAATTTCTTTGATTTGCGGGCATTTTACCCATCAAACCACTCCTTCTGTAGCTCAGGAGAGCGCCCCCACCCCATCTGCTCGCAATACCCTGTAATCTCTGCTCTCACTGAAGTTCTTTGGGTTCCATATTATCCTCATTCCCCTTCAAGTCTAGGAGGATTGCAaagttaagtttatgattatgaataaaaactaataagaaaaaaaaagacacaaagtatAACTGATGCTGTTTTTAGTCAACTGACAGATTATCTGAGGATGGATTTTATACATTGTAATAACTTTCATAATGGGATTGTGGGATATAAGTTACCAAGCTTCATACTGGTCTTAAAAGCACCAATGAAATTAATGaggttaattaatttattaactaGAGATGAAAAGATTATTATTTAAGTCTTGTTTAACAACCATTTGTCCCTCATTTCCTGGACACTACAGTTCTTTGAAATGTTGCAACCTATAAGAGAAACATGAGCTAATATTCTCCAACCAATAAATgagaataataaacaaaaacaaaaactaaggacAGTAGTGTCCATTAAGACAATTAGGAAGAAGTAAGGATGACATACAAATCTCTAAATGTGCTCTCTCTAAATGTGCTCTCTCTAAATGTGCTCTCTTCAAGGTCTCCACTGTTCAGCATTTCGGCTAATggcatccccattgggtcctgggagtatCTCACATCcatggtgtctgggactttctagaggttcttcTTATACTCCCAgccccccactgctacatatttctattcaatctcctggccctctgggcttccctcctctctcccccctatacctgatcctgtcccccacctttacactccccctcccctttcccacccaggtccctccctccttcagttTCCcataataattttgttcccccttctaagagggatggaagcatccacacttcagtcattttgttaagcttcatatgatctatgagaTTTACCATGTGTATTCTgatgtttttggctaatattgacttatcagtgagtacatatcatgtgtgtccttttgtgcctgggttacctcactcatgatgatattttgtagttctatCTATTTACCTGAAAAATTCATCATGTCCTCctttataatagctgagtagtattccactatgtaaatggaccacattttctatatctgttcttcagttgagggacatctgggtttttttacagtttctggatattacaaataaggctgctatgaatatagtggagcatgagtccttgttatatgttggagcatcgcTTTAGTATATGtacaggagttgtatagctggttcttcaggtagagctatttccaattttctgaggaactgccagattgagtTCTacagtgattgtaccagtttgcaatcccagcagcaattgaggagtgttcctctttcctcacatctTTGCCAGCCTGTGTTGTTGCCTGTGTTTTTGACCTTGGGCATtatgattggtataaggtggatcttagggttgttttgatgtacATTTCGCTGATGACCAGAGATTAATGCAATAGAGAGTTATAACCCCCATTTGAGGAATGGTGCCATCTTAAAAGTTTTGTCCCAggatttttcctgtctaaagaaaatgcagagacaaaatggagcacagactggaggaaaggccatccggagacCAGCCCAacatgggatccatcccatgtggaGGTACCAAGCTACAATACTATTGCTGACGCCATATTGTGCTTGCACACAGAagtctggcatggctgtcctctgagaggctttgccagcacCTGACTTAGACAGAAGCAGTTActcacaggcaaccattggactgaactcTAGGATCCCTtaggaagagttaagggaaggactgaaggagttgaagaggactgcaaccccataggaagaagaacaatatcaactaagtgGATacttagagctcccagagactaagccacaaaACCAAGAGTACACGTGGGTTGGTTCCTGGCCCCTCctacatatataacagaggatttccttgtctggcctcggtgggagggAATGCACTTGGTCaggtggaggtttgatgccccagagggTGAATGGTAGAGGGGTCAGGTGGAGTAGATGAGTGGGTAGAGAAGCAGGCTCTTAGAGGTGAAGAGGAGAGGGATGCAGTGGTGAGCTCATGGAGAAGGGAGTCAAAAATAGGGACAACATTTattatgtaaattaataaaataataaaaagtatctAAATATAAAGAACTAGACAGAAAATTTGATCTCAGCTAATCAGTATTTatacaaatttttatttactaaaagTTACTAATA encodes:
- the LOC116913913 gene encoding peptidyl-prolyl cis-trans isomerase A-like gives rise to the protein MVNLTMFFNITADGEPLGRVSLELFADKVPRTGENFRSLSTGEKGFGYKGSSFHRIIPGFMCQGGKVTCHNGTGGKSIYGEKFENDSFILKHTGPGTLSMANAGPNTNGSQFFICTAKTERLDGKCVVFGKGREGTNIVEAMERFGSRNGKTCKKITISDGGQLLISLICGHFTHQTTPSVAQESAPTPSARNTL